Genomic DNA from Atribacterota bacterium:
TTGCGAGAGGAAATGAGGGTGGAACTCAAGAGTTTACAGAAAAATTTGCATGCTACCTTCTTTTTTGTGACCCATGACCATGTGGAAGCCATGACCTTGGGAGACCGGGTGGTGGTTCTCAATCAGGGTATGGTGATGCAGGTTGGTTCCCCAGAGGACGTGTACAACCGTCCTGAGAATCTCTTTGTGGCTCGTTTCATTGGAGCGCCGGAAATAAACCTCCTGGAAGGGGAAGTAGAGGATGGATTCATCCGTTGTCCTGCATTAGGGGTTTCTTGGAAGCTTGAGCACTTTCCCTTTTTACGGGAAGTGTCGAAGATACCGGAGAAGGTGATTCTGGGAGTTCGCCCAGAGGATGTCCTTCTTGGGGTAGGTGAAAAGCAGGGAGAAATCTATCTCATTGAGGATTTGGGTGTCGATAAGGTGGTGCGTCTTCAAGTTGGGGAGGCGCTTCTTCGGGTAAGGATACCTCAAGAAGCGGTTGTTCGAGTGGGAGAATCCGTCAGGTATGATTTGCGGAAGGAAAAGGTGATTTTTTTTCATCCGGTGACGGAAAAGATTTTGACCTGAGGGGTGTATCATGGATGGGAAAAATCAGGATAGAAGAAATAGTCGGGTAACCATTCGGGATGTGGCTAAAGAAGCAGGGGTATCGCAATCCACGGTATCCCACTTTCTCAATCACACCGCCTCGCTTTCTTTAGAAACGAAGCAGCGAATTCGGGACGCCATCAAAAAGCTCCATTACCGTCCCCATCTTGTGGCTAGGAATTTCAAGAAAAGACGTACGGCTTCGCTGGGCCTTTTGGTTCCCGATATTACCAACCTTTTCTATGCGGAACTCTCCCGGGGCGTGGCTGATGCGGCTCGAGAAAAGGGGTATAGTGTGATTCTGTATTCCACCTCCTACCAGGGGGAGATGGAAAGGGGTTTTGTGGACCTCATCGAGCAGGGCCAGGTGGACGGGGTGGTGGTTTCCTATAGCCTGATTGAAGAGAGCCTCTGGAACCGTTTATTTGATTGTGAGGTGCCTCTTGTGCTTGTCGATATTTACCCTTTTACCTCCCGGTGCCCTTCGGTGGTGATGGATAACGAAAAAGGCATGGAGATGGCTATTGACTATTTGCACGGTCTGGGGCATACTAACATTGCATATCTGGGAGAACCGCCCTACGTTTTAACCCTGGTTAAAAGGCAGAGATCGTTTCTGGCGAGTATGCAGAAGCGAGGTTTGTCTGTGAGGGAAAATTGGGTTCTGGTGGGAGAGGAAACCCAGCTGAACCGGGTGGAAGTCGGTTTTTCCCTGGGGAAGCTTTTGCTCGAAAATCGGTTTTTACCGACCGCAGTGGTGGCGAGCTCTGACCTTGTAGCCATCGGCGCCATGAAAGCGCTTTTGAGCGCGGGGATGAAAATCCCGGAGGATATTTCGGTGGTCGGTTTCGACGACATTCTTCTGGCGTCGTATTTTCATCCTTCTTTGACCACCATTCGGCAGCCCAAGTATGAGATGGGGAAAATGGGGGTCGAACTTTTACTGAAATTGGTCGAAGGGGAGAGTGCGTTCCAGAATGCACTCCTTGAGCCTGTGCTGGTGGAACGCAATTCCTGTCGGCGGTTTCCATGAAAGGGGGTGAGAGAAGAAATAAAAAGAGGAATCTTCGGCATCTGTGTTTCATCCACGTAATTGAAGAAGGGAGGGCTATTGAGCATGAAGAAACTCGTTTGGTTAGTGGTTCTCTGTTTGATGGTTGGTTTGTGGGGGGGCATAGCACTTGCGCAGGAGGTAACCCTCACCATTACCTGGGCAGCGTGGGCGCCGATGGATACCCTGGTTGCCCTGGCTGAGGAGTTTACCGCGGAAACGGGAATAAAGGTGAAAGGGGATCCGGTACCCTGGCCGCAGTACCATGACAAAGTGTTCACCGAATTTGCTTCAGGGAAAACCAGTTTTGACATCGTCCTTCCTGATTCCCAGTGGCTGGGTGAGGCCGTGGTGGGGGGGCATCTCGTTGATATCACCGACTGGTTCAATGAGAAGGTGAATAAGGACGATTTCTACGCCACTTTTATCTCTTCCTTCTGCGAATACCCCGATGGAAGTGGCAAGTACTACGGTATTCCCGCTCTGGGTGACTTTTTTGGAATGTCTTATCGCACCGATCTCTTCAATGACCCAGCAGAAAAGGAAGCCTTCAAGGCCAAATACGGGTATGAGCTGAAGGTTCCCGAGACCTGGAGCCAGCTGCGGGATATCGCTGAATTCTTCACTCGTCCGGAAAAGAACCTCTATGGTGTCGCACTCTGGCAAGCACCGATTCCCACTGCGGGGTTAACCGATGAATTTTTAGCATGCTTCTGGTCCTTTGGGGCAGAGCTCTGGGATCCAGAGACCAAAAAGGTCAAGGGGTACCTCAATAGCGAAGCCGGTAAAGCCGCCGCTCGTTACTGGGTGGACCTCTACCGGTTCTGTCCTCCTGGTTCGGCTAACTACAGCATGGATGAAGCCAATACCGCCATGCAGCAGGGCTTGGTGGCCATGATGGGGACATACTTGGCATTCTATCCGGGGCTCGTGGATCCGGACCTTTCCGCCTACTGGGATAAGATTGACTTCTTCCCCACCCCTGCGGAGAAAGAATGGTACGTCCAGCTGGGTGGGCAGGGTCTCTCCATTTCTTCCTACACGCCTTACAAAAAGGAAGCGCTGATGTTCCTGGAATGGTGGCTGCGTCCCGAAACCCAGTGGAAGTGGGCCCAGGCTGGCATGTTTAGCTGCATGAAGTCGGTGGTTGAGGACGATAAGTATCTGGAATATGCTCCGGTGAATAAAGTGGCTCGGGCCAGTTACCCCCACCTCAAGGACTACTGGGAAATTCCTCAGTATAACGAGATGGGTACCGTCATGGCTGAAATCCTGAATGCAGCTGTTCTTGGGAAATACACCCCGGATGAAGCCATGGACCTCATTGCTGAAAAACACGAAGAAATTCTGGAAAGAGCAGGCTACTATAAATAAGACCAAAGAGTTCAGGGCTACCCCCCCTGGGGTAGCCCAAAGGGGGAGATATCATTGATTGGTATTCGGAATACCTGGGCAAATCGTGTTTCTGATAGAGGAATGCTCTATCTTTTTCTTTTGCCCACTTTTATCTTGCTTCTTTTTCTGGTCATTTTCCCACTCATCTGGTCGCTGTACCTGAGTTTCTGTGAATATTCGGCAAACACCGCTAACCCCCCGGTTTTTGTGGGAATCAGGAACTTTGCCTTCATCTTTCAGCAGAGAGAGGTCTGGGATCGATTTATCGTGACCGGGAAATTTGTAGCCATGGCAGTGGTGGTGGAGTTCTTTTTAGGGTTTTTTATCGCCATGCTGCTCAATCGAGAATTCTATGGGAAGGGGATTCTCACCACCCTTTTTATCCTTCCCATGATGTTTTCGCCAGCGGTGATTGGGAAGTTCTTCCGATTTATGATGGATACCAACTGGGGAATCCTCAACTATATCCTGGGAAAACTTTTTGGGATTCCCAAAATCGCCTGGACCACCAGTTACGAGTATGCCCTTCCTTCCATTGTCGTTGCCGATGTATGGCTCTGGACGCCGTTTATTGTACTCTTGAGCCTGGCGGGGTTGTCCAGCGTGCCCAAGTACCTCTATGAGGCGGCCGATGTGGATCGGGCCTCCGGGTGGTTTAAGTTCCGTTACATTACCCTTCCCTATGTTGCTCCCATTCTCCTTCTGGCGGTTCTTTTCCGTACCATGGATGCCTTTCGTTTCTTTGACCTGGTGTACGTGATTACCGAGGGTGGTCCAGGATATTCGACCCAGATTGTACCCTTCTATATTTATAAGCTAGCCTTTTCTTACTGGCATACCGGTCGTTCTTGTGCTCTGGCCTATATTCTTCTCATCATCATCATTGCCTTGAGTAACATCTATATCACCTATCTCAATCGTCTGCGGCGGACTTAAGGAGGATAAACGATGAACGAATTTCAGCGAAGACAGGTGAAAAATCGGGTGATCGTGGTGGTTCTGGTGGTCATGCTGGGTGTGTACCTTTTCCCGATTTACTGGATGTTTTCTACCGCCACCAAGACCAAGCTGGATGCGTTCTCGCTTCCTCCCAAGTGGGTGTGGCGACCACAGGCGGAAAACTTCCGGAACGTGTTTTACGTGGGAGGGGGAGGGGCCTTGGGGAAAGTGAAGGGCGTAGAAGTCAAACCAAAACCATCGGCATTTTTGCGACAGCTGGGTAATAGCATCGTGGTCTCTTTTGTGAGCACGATTCTGGCGACATTTCTGGGGGCACTCTCGGGATACGTTTTCTCTCGCATGAAGGTTCGGGGCAAGGACGACCTTCTTTTTGTGGTTTTGAGTAGCCGCATGCTCCCCCCGGTGGTCATTGCCATACCGCTAGTAATGATGTACCGGGCTCTCGGACTTTTTGATACCCGTTTTGGGCTCATCATCATGTACACCGTGTTTAACCTGGCTTTCGCCGTATGGATGATGCGCAGTTTCGTGGATGATATTCCCATCGAATACGAAGAGGCGGCCCTGGTTGACGGGTATTCGCGGTTTCAGGCCTTTTTCAAGTTTATCTTTCCGGAAATGCGGGTGGGAATGGTGGCGACGGCCATCTTTAGCCTCATCATGACCTGGAATGAGTTTACCTTTTCGCTGCTTCTCACCGGCGAAAAGGCGCGTACTGCCGTTCCTTCCATCGCCCACTCTCTGGGAACCGCCGGGGTGAACTGGGGACACATTGCGGCAGGGTCTTTCTTGATGGTTATTCCAGTGGTGGTTTTTACTTTCCTCCTCGGTGGAAACCTCATCCGGGGCTTTACCTTTGGGGCGATAAAGGAGTAGATGCGTATGAAGTTCCTGGCACGGCTCAAAAAAATCATGGAACCTCTGTCCATTGTGCTCATCATTTTCGGGATTTTCAGTTTGTGTCAGCCCTTTACCTATTTCCTGTACCACTACGGGTTCGCATTTCTGGGAATTGGTACCGGCCTGTACATCCTCTTTTCCCATATTCCTCCCTTGGAAGAGCTGAACCAGGGTGGGGAGGTTTAACCATGGCGAAAGTTCGGGTGGAGAATCTATGGAAACGGTACGGAAAGGTGGAGGCGGTGAAGGGGATTTCCTTTGAGGTCCGGGAGGGTGAGTTCACGGTTCTTCTGGGTCCTTCTGGATGTGGGAAAACCACCACCTTGCGCTGTATTGCTGGTCTAGAATTGCCCAATGAGGGTAAGATTTATTTTGATACTGATGATGTGACCCCTTTGAGTCCTGCGGCGCGAAACATCGCCTTCGTTTTTCAGCTCTACGCCCTCTATCCCCACCTTTCGGTCTATGATAATATCGCCTTTCCGCTTCGGGCAGAGGGGTTGCCCGGCGAGGAAGTGAAAAAGAGGGTGGACGAGGTGGTGCGCCTACTTCAGATTCAGGATTTGCTCCAGTTGAAACCCCGGAAATTAACCAGTGGTCAGAAACAGAGAGTGGCCCTTGGTCGGGCCATCGTGCGCCGTCCTCGGGTATTTCTTTTGGATGAGCCACTCTCCAATATCGATGCCAAACTCCGGGAAGTGACTCGGGGAGAACTCAAAAAACTCCAGAAATCGATTGGTGCCACCACCATCTACGTAACCCATGACCAGGTGGAGGCCATGACCATGGCGGATAAAATCGTGGTGATGAATTTTGGTGACATTCAGCAAATCGGTTCACCTCATGAGGTGTACCACTATCCGGCGAACCTCTTTGTGGCCCGGTTCATTGGGAGTCCAGGTATGAATTTTATTCCTGGAACCATTCAAAGGCAGGAAGGGCTTGGTATCCTCCTTGATGGTGGTTCCTTTATTCCTCTCCCCAGCGAACAGGCTGAGGTCGTGGAAAAGGCAAGCATGGTTTCTCCTCAAGTTGTGGTGGGAATCCGTCCGGAAAACATTCTGGTGGTGTCAGAAAAAGAGGCCCTGATGCAGGGTGAAGTCTACGTCTTTGAACCCCTGGGGGCCCAGAATGTGGTGACATTCCGAATTGGAACTCATCTTCTCAAAGCACTTCTTCCCGGCGATGTTTTCTTTGCGGTTGGTGAACGGATTGGTTTACAGTTTAAAGAAGTGCGGGTCTTTAACGCTCAGGACCAGAAATTAATCGCGTAGGGTGACGAGCATGGCTGAACTTGTGGTGCAGAACTTAACCAAACGGTTTGGGAGAAAAGTGGCTGTTTCTGACCTCTCTTTGAAGGCTGAAAACGGGAAGATTACCGTGTTGTTGGGGCCGACCGGTGCGGGAAAAACCACCACCTTGCGCTGTGTGGCAGGTCTGGAGAAAGGCGATCAGGGTAGTATTACCATCGATGGAGTAGGGGTCAATGATTTACCACCCAAAGATCGGGATGTGGCCTTTGTGTTCCAGAATTTTTCCCTCTATCCCCGATATACCGTTTTTGAGAATATCGCTTCACCCCTGCGGATTCGGGGATTTTCTCAGGATGAGATTGCAAAGAAAGTCAAGGAAGTTGCCTCCTTCCTCCATATCGACCATCTTCTGGATCGAAAGCCCATTTTTATCAGTGGTGGAGAGATGCAGCGGGTGGCCATTGCCCGGGCTCTGGTGCGCAACCCGAAGGTTTT
This window encodes:
- a CDS encoding ABC transporter ATP-binding protein, with amino-acid sequence MAEVFLENVVKNFGKIRALRGIHVEVKDGEFLVLLGPTGAGKTTTLRIVSGLEEPDEGNVYIGGALMNGVAPRDRNCAFVFQNYILYPHMTVYDNLAFPLRSKMWRVEEREIRERIDRVSSILKIQHLLRRKPDRLSGGEQQRVALGRAMVRNPRVFLMDEPLSNLDAKLREEMRVELKSLQKNLHATFFFVTHDHVEAMTLGDRVVVLNQGMVMQVGSPEDVYNRPENLFVARFIGAPEINLLEGEVEDGFIRCPALGVSWKLEHFPFLREVSKIPEKVILGVRPEDVLLGVGEKQGEIYLIEDLGVDKVVRLQVGEALLRVRIPQEAVVRVGESVRYDLRKEKVIFFHPVTEKILT
- a CDS encoding LacI family DNA-binding transcriptional regulator encodes the protein MDGKNQDRRNSRVTIRDVAKEAGVSQSTVSHFLNHTASLSLETKQRIRDAIKKLHYRPHLVARNFKKRRTASLGLLVPDITNLFYAELSRGVADAAREKGYSVILYSTSYQGEMERGFVDLIEQGQVDGVVVSYSLIEESLWNRLFDCEVPLVLVDIYPFTSRCPSVVMDNEKGMEMAIDYLHGLGHTNIAYLGEPPYVLTLVKRQRSFLASMQKRGLSVRENWVLVGEETQLNRVEVGFSLGKLLLENRFLPTAVVASSDLVAIGAMKALLSAGMKIPEDISVVGFDDILLASYFHPSLTTIRQPKYEMGKMGVELLLKLVEGESAFQNALLEPVLVERNSCRRFP
- a CDS encoding sugar ABC transporter substrate-binding protein, producing MKKLVWLVVLCLMVGLWGGIALAQEVTLTITWAAWAPMDTLVALAEEFTAETGIKVKGDPVPWPQYHDKVFTEFASGKTSFDIVLPDSQWLGEAVVGGHLVDITDWFNEKVNKDDFYATFISSFCEYPDGSGKYYGIPALGDFFGMSYRTDLFNDPAEKEAFKAKYGYELKVPETWSQLRDIAEFFTRPEKNLYGVALWQAPIPTAGLTDEFLACFWSFGAELWDPETKKVKGYLNSEAGKAAARYWVDLYRFCPPGSANYSMDEANTAMQQGLVAMMGTYLAFYPGLVDPDLSAYWDKIDFFPTPAEKEWYVQLGGQGLSISSYTPYKKEALMFLEWWLRPETQWKWAQAGMFSCMKSVVEDDKYLEYAPVNKVARASYPHLKDYWEIPQYNEMGTVMAEILNAAVLGKYTPDEAMDLIAEKHEEILERAGYYK
- a CDS encoding sugar ABC transporter permease produces the protein MIGIRNTWANRVSDRGMLYLFLLPTFILLLFLVIFPLIWSLYLSFCEYSANTANPPVFVGIRNFAFIFQQREVWDRFIVTGKFVAMAVVVEFFLGFFIAMLLNREFYGKGILTTLFILPMMFSPAVIGKFFRFMMDTNWGILNYILGKLFGIPKIAWTTSYEYALPSIVVADVWLWTPFIVLLSLAGLSSVPKYLYEAADVDRASGWFKFRYITLPYVAPILLLAVLFRTMDAFRFFDLVYVITEGGPGYSTQIVPFYIYKLAFSYWHTGRSCALAYILLIIIIALSNIYITYLNRLRRT
- a CDS encoding carbohydrate ABC transporter permease, with product MNEFQRRQVKNRVIVVVLVVMLGVYLFPIYWMFSTATKTKLDAFSLPPKWVWRPQAENFRNVFYVGGGGALGKVKGVEVKPKPSAFLRQLGNSIVVSFVSTILATFLGALSGYVFSRMKVRGKDDLLFVVLSSRMLPPVVIAIPLVMMYRALGLFDTRFGLIIMYTVFNLAFAVWMMRSFVDDIPIEYEEAALVDGYSRFQAFFKFIFPEMRVGMVATAIFSLIMTWNEFTFSLLLTGEKARTAVPSIAHSLGTAGVNWGHIAAGSFLMVIPVVVFTFLLGGNLIRGFTFGAIKE
- a CDS encoding ABC transporter ATP-binding protein — its product is MAKVRVENLWKRYGKVEAVKGISFEVREGEFTVLLGPSGCGKTTTLRCIAGLELPNEGKIYFDTDDVTPLSPAARNIAFVFQLYALYPHLSVYDNIAFPLRAEGLPGEEVKKRVDEVVRLLQIQDLLQLKPRKLTSGQKQRVALGRAIVRRPRVFLLDEPLSNIDAKLREVTRGELKKLQKSIGATTIYVTHDQVEAMTMADKIVVMNFGDIQQIGSPHEVYHYPANLFVARFIGSPGMNFIPGTIQRQEGLGILLDGGSFIPLPSEQAEVVEKASMVSPQVVVGIRPENILVVSEKEALMQGEVYVFEPLGAQNVVTFRIGTHLLKALLPGDVFFAVGERIGLQFKEVRVFNAQDQKLIA